A single genomic interval of Mucilaginibacter boryungensis harbors:
- a CDS encoding PA2169 family four-helix-bundle protein, with the protein METTSVTVENLNDLIEIHNDRITGYEKALNDLKEEDTELRELFTNCIGESHQFKMELGTEVQSLGGEIETGTTISGKIYRVWMSVKDALGSSNQSVLESCEFGEDAAQKAYKMVLEDDSLPTYLREILTRQQSVLKAAHDKVKALRDMNK; encoded by the coding sequence ATGGAAACTACAAGCGTAACAGTTGAAAATTTAAATGATCTGATAGAGATCCATAATGATCGTATTACAGGATACGAAAAAGCCCTGAACGATTTAAAAGAAGAAGATACCGAACTAAGGGAGCTTTTTACAAATTGCATTGGTGAAAGCCATCAATTTAAAATGGAGTTAGGCACTGAAGTACAAAGCCTGGGCGGTGAAATTGAAACTGGCACAACCATTAGCGGTAAAATATACCGCGTATGGATGAGTGTGAAGGATGCTTTAGGTTCATCTAATCAATCCGTTTTAGAGAGTTGTGAATTTGGTGAAGATGCAGCGCAGAAGGCTTATAAAATGGTATTGGAAGACGACTCCCTGCCAACTTACCTGCGCGAGATTTTAACGCGTCAGCAAAGCGTATTAAAAGCCGCCCACGATAAGGTGAAGGCGTTGCGTGATATGAACAAATAA
- a CDS encoding phosphatidate cytidylyltransferase, with product MKKLNIFLIAFVVATLSSCQVIGGLLKASFAVGIIVALVVVFLIIWLISAFRGRN from the coding sequence ATGAAAAAACTTAACATCTTTTTAATTGCCTTTGTAGTAGCTACACTAAGCAGTTGCCAGGTTATCGGCGGATTACTTAAAGCAAGTTTTGCTGTAGGTATTATTGTTGCTTTAGTAGTTGTGTTTCTTATCATCTGGCTTATATCGGCGTTTCGGGGAAGGAATTAA
- a CDS encoding ATP-binding cassette domain-containing protein, producing MSSLLISVNEGSISYPAVTVLTDVSFEINKGQHWAFIGESGSGKTSLLNIIAGNLILKKGVITRVFTDDTKNNSDFHHHIAFVSAKHHFRNLSNTSDFYYQQRYNSSDSEDALTVADYLNDIQSDDSISHYWNYDKATALLKLSTLADKQLIKLSNGETKRLMIAAALLKNPALLLLDNPLAGLDTQTRAEFNAIINQIAASGITIIMATSPYEVPEAITHIGTLKNGRFSSFSKDQFKADGLFVESSATENLDLLALLYDYPADNYTDIVRMSNVNIRYGNKLILNNINWQIKQGERWALLGPNGAGKSTLLSLINGDNPQAYANNIILFDKKRGSGESIWDIKKRTGFISPELYQYFPADSSCLQAIESGYYDTTGLFRPSDKAKAAHALQWMKMLEIAQYARQLLKNIPASAQRLCLLARAMVKSPALLILDEPCQGMDDHQISHFKALIDAICQQTNITLIYVTHYAEHIPNSISKTLKLDSGLIIGD from the coding sequence ATGTCATCGTTACTTATTTCTGTCAATGAAGGTAGTATTAGCTATCCGGCAGTTACCGTATTAACCGATGTTTCCTTTGAGATTAACAAAGGACAACATTGGGCATTTATAGGAGAAAGCGGATCGGGCAAAACTTCGTTGTTAAATATTATTGCCGGGAATCTTATCTTAAAAAAAGGGGTTATTACACGCGTTTTTACCGACGACACTAAGAATAATTCAGACTTCCATCATCATATAGCGTTTGTGAGCGCTAAACATCATTTCCGTAACCTGTCCAATACATCCGATTTTTATTATCAGCAACGTTACAACTCATCCGATTCGGAAGATGCACTAACTGTAGCCGACTATCTGAATGATATTCAATCTGACGATAGCATCTCACACTACTGGAATTACGATAAAGCAACAGCCCTGTTAAAATTAAGCACTTTAGCCGACAAGCAGCTAATCAAACTATCAAACGGCGAGACAAAACGATTAATGATAGCCGCTGCCTTGCTTAAAAATCCTGCATTGTTATTACTTGATAATCCGTTAGCAGGGCTGGATACCCAGACACGCGCTGAATTCAATGCAATCATTAATCAGATTGCGGCTTCGGGTATAACCATAATTATGGCTACCAGCCCATATGAAGTACCCGAGGCTATTACACACATTGGTACTTTAAAAAACGGAAGGTTTTCTTCATTTTCAAAAGATCAGTTTAAAGCAGATGGTTTATTCGTTGAATCTTCAGCAACTGAAAATCTTGATCTCTTAGCACTGCTATACGACTACCCTGCCGATAATTACACTGATATTGTGCGTATGAGCAATGTTAACATCCGGTATGGCAATAAGCTTATACTGAATAACATTAACTGGCAAATAAAACAGGGTGAACGGTGGGCATTGCTGGGGCCTAATGGCGCAGGAAAATCAACTTTATTAAGCTTGATTAATGGTGACAATCCACAGGCTTATGCTAATAATATTATACTGTTTGATAAAAAACGCGGTAGTGGCGAAAGTATTTGGGATATTAAAAAAAGAACCGGATTTATATCGCCCGAATTATATCAATATTTCCCGGCAGATAGTAGTTGTTTACAAGCTATTGAATCGGGCTATTATGATACTACAGGCTTGTTTCGCCCGTCAGATAAAGCGAAAGCAGCCCATGCCCTGCAATGGATGAAAATGCTTGAAATAGCTCAATACGCACGGCAGTTATTAAAAAATATCCCGGCCAGCGCACAGCGCTTATGTTTGCTTGCGCGCGCTATGGTGAAAAGCCCGGCCTTATTAATATTAGACGAACCTTGCCAGGGTATGGACGACCACCAGATCAGCCATTTTAAAGCCCTTATCGATGCTATTTGCCAACAGACCAACATAACCCTTATTTATGTAACCCATTACGCTGAACACATTCCAAACAGCATCAGCAAGACTTTAAAACTGGACTCGGGTTTAATAATTGGAGATTAG
- a CDS encoding ArnT family glycosyltransferase, producing MALSKRGNFHWLIGIFAVIKITLNLFAISHFGFHRDELLHLVLADHLDWGYKEVPPLIAVLAYISIHVFGTSVFAARILTTLCAGLIIWITGLIVVELGGRKFAITIACIAMLFAPAFVASGYLFQPVVFDQFWWVLAVWLLVKYVNTQQPKYLYWLGAAVGFGMLTKYTMAFFTFALLLGILISKQRRILFNKHVFIAFLIATLIFLPNAIWQYLHHFPFVTHMHTLQKEQLDYNNRGDFIKQQLLVNGTALFVWIAGFIFLLFSFRLRKFQFLAFAYMLIFLFLVLMHGKQYYLFGAYPMLFAAGGIAFERLLKSWRPALRIVVVILLTVPNLFLFPVLLPVLPINQTLAWFRFTDKLHVFDFAVTWEDHKKHGTTQDYGDMFGWDELSQKVAGAYHQLTPQQQKQTMIFASNYGQAGAIHHFAKQYNMPDVVSLNSSFALWAPDHPQFKYMIYVDTNYDPDIKDLTPMVSQVREIGKITAPLAVEYGTTIYLFTDPKPVLFDRYNKELARKNME from the coding sequence ATGGCATTAAGTAAGCGCGGTAACTTTCACTGGCTGATTGGCATTTTTGCGGTAATAAAAATCACATTAAACTTATTTGCAATATCACACTTTGGGTTTCACCGCGATGAGCTTTTACATCTGGTGCTGGCCGATCATTTGGATTGGGGTTATAAGGAAGTACCGCCGTTAATTGCAGTGTTAGCTTATATCAGTATTCATGTATTTGGAACATCTGTTTTCGCGGCACGCATACTTACTACACTTTGTGCTGGTTTAATAATTTGGATAACTGGATTAATAGTGGTAGAACTTGGCGGCCGCAAATTTGCTATTACAATAGCCTGTATAGCTATGCTGTTTGCGCCGGCCTTTGTAGCCAGCGGCTATTTGTTTCAACCCGTAGTGTTCGATCAGTTTTGGTGGGTGCTGGCAGTATGGCTTTTAGTAAAATACGTTAACACCCAGCAACCAAAATACCTTTATTGGCTGGGTGCTGCTGTTGGCTTTGGTATGCTTACCAAATATACCATGGCCTTTTTTACATTTGCTTTGCTGCTGGGCATACTGATAAGCAAACAACGCCGTATTTTATTTAATAAACATGTATTTATCGCTTTTTTAATTGCTACATTAATATTTCTTCCCAATGCTATTTGGCAATACCTGCATCATTTTCCGTTTGTAACCCATATGCACACCCTGCAAAAAGAGCAACTGGATTACAACAACCGGGGCGATTTTATTAAACAGCAACTTTTAGTGAATGGAACTGCGCTATTTGTATGGATAGCGGGGTTTATATTCCTGTTATTCTCGTTCCGCTTGCGCAAATTTCAGTTCCTTGCATTTGCTTATATGCTGATATTTTTGTTTTTAGTATTAATGCACGGTAAACAATACTACCTGTTCGGCGCTTATCCTATGCTGTTTGCCGCGGGTGGTATTGCTTTTGAACGTTTATTAAAATCGTGGCGCCCCGCATTACGTATCGTGGTCGTTATTCTGTTGACCGTACCCAATCTTTTTCTATTCCCGGTTTTATTGCCGGTATTGCCTATTAACCAAACCCTGGCCTGGTTTAGGTTTACTGATAAACTTCATGTTTTTGATTTTGCAGTTACCTGGGAAGATCATAAAAAACATGGCACCACGCAGGATTATGGCGATATGTTTGGGTGGGATGAATTATCTCAAAAAGTAGCAGGCGCTTATCATCAACTTACCCCCCAACAGCAAAAGCAAACCATGATATTTGCCAGCAATTACGGACAAGCAGGAGCTATTCATCATTTTGCAAAACAATACAATATGCCCGATGTGGTTAGCTTGAATAGCAGTTTTGCATTATGGGCGCCTGACCACCCCCAGTTTAAATACATGATATATGTAGATACCAATTATGACCCGGATATTAAAGATTTAACGCCGATGGTTAGCCAGGTGCGTGAAATTGGCAAAATAACCGCGCCCCTGGCAGTAGAATATGGAACTACCATTTATCTGTTTACCGATCCAAAACCTGTTTTGTTTGACCGATATAATAAGGAGTTGGCCAGGAAAAACATGGAATAA
- a CDS encoding DMT family protein yields the protein MRGLKTIIFLIISNTFMTFAWYGHLKFKDYSWGKSLGLISIILISWGLAFFEYMFQVPANRAGFKGDGGPYSLVQLKTIQEAITLTVFMVFSIIFFKTEKFGWNHLVGFGLIVLAVFVIFKKW from the coding sequence ATGCGCGGTCTTAAAACTATTATTTTCCTTATCATATCCAACACCTTTATGACCTTTGCATGGTATGGGCATTTGAAATTCAAAGATTATAGCTGGGGGAAAAGCCTTGGTTTAATATCCATAATTCTTATTAGCTGGGGATTGGCATTCTTTGAGTATATGTTTCAGGTACCGGCTAACAGGGCTGGTTTTAAAGGAGATGGCGGCCCTTATAGCCTGGTGCAGTTAAAAACCATACAAGAAGCCATCACGTTAACCGTTTTTATGGTGTTCAGTATTATCTTTTTTAAAACTGAAAAGTTTGGCTGGAACCACCTGGTGGGTTTCGGGCTGATTGTATTGGCTGTATTTGTGATATTTAAGAAATGGTGA
- the rpe gene encoding ribulose-phosphate 3-epimerase — MTNNHLIAPSILAADFANLQRDIEMINNSEADWIHVDIMDGHFVPNISFGLPVVKAVKQHAKKPLDVHLMISDPDSYLQAFKDAGADHMTVHYETCTHLHRTIHAIKDLGCKAGVALNPHTPVALLDDIIEDVDIVLIMSVNPGFGGQQFINNTYKKIRELSNMADGRNPNLYIEIDGGVSLQNAAMLIEAGANVLVAGNFVFSAKDQLGTIKALKEI, encoded by the coding sequence ATGACCAATAACCATTTAATAGCCCCATCTATTTTAGCAGCCGATTTTGCTAACCTGCAACGCGATATTGAAATGATAAATAATAGCGAAGCGGATTGGATACATGTGGATATTATGGACGGCCATTTTGTGCCGAATATATCATTTGGCCTGCCGGTAGTTAAAGCTGTTAAACAGCATGCAAAAAAGCCGCTTGATGTGCATTTGATGATCAGCGATCCCGACAGTTACTTGCAGGCTTTTAAAGACGCCGGGGCCGACCATATGACAGTGCACTATGAAACCTGTACGCACCTGCACCGCACTATACATGCCATAAAAGATTTGGGTTGTAAAGCAGGGGTGGCATTAAACCCACATACACCAGTTGCATTGCTGGATGATATCATTGAAGATGTAGATATCGTATTGATCATGTCTGTGAACCCGGGTTTCGGGGGGCAACAATTTATTAATAATACCTACAAAAAAATACGCGAGCTAAGCAACATGGCCGACGGTCGAAATCCTAACCTGTATATTGAAATTGATGGTGGCGTGTCCCTTCAAAATGCCGCCATGTTAATTGAAGCGGGCGCCAATGTATTAGTAGCAGGCAATTTTGTTTTTTCGGCTAAGGATCAATTAGGGACTATAAAGGCGTTGAAAGAAATTTAG
- a CDS encoding DUF5615 family PIN-like protein, with amino-acid sequence MTIRLLADENISWRIKRLLTEWDILPVNEIVGIKPLSDMAIWKFAKANDYLILTFDEDFIDIHNLYSFPPKIIWLRTGNINTSIISEQLLLREQKILDFMLNDELGVYEIYL; translated from the coding sequence ATGACGATTCGCCTGCTTGCAGATGAAAATATTTCATGGCGCATTAAACGCTTGCTAACAGAATGGGATATTTTGCCCGTAAATGAAATTGTAGGGATAAAACCATTGTCTGATATGGCAATATGGAAGTTTGCGAAAGCGAATGATTATCTAATCCTAACGTTTGATGAAGATTTCATTGATATACACAATCTATATTCCTTTCCTCCTAAGATAATATGGTTGCGAACCGGCAATATTAATACATCGATAATATCAGAACAATTACTTTTGCGCGAACAAAAAATTTTAGATTTTATGCTCAATGACGAATTGGGTGTTTATGAAATTTATTTATAA
- a CDS encoding DUF433 domain-containing protein — protein MAIAVDYKLYIEVNPEIRFGKPVIKGTRITVYDVLQWLAAGMTHQEILSDFPQLTEEQILSCLAYAANKERTIKVA, from the coding sequence ATGGCAATTGCAGTTGATTATAAATTATATATTGAGGTTAATCCTGAAATAAGGTTTGGCAAACCTGTTATTAAAGGGACACGTATCACTGTATATGATGTGCTGCAATGGTTGGCTGCAGGTATGACGCATCAGGAAATTCTTTCTGATTTCCCCCAACTCACCGAAGAACAAATATTATCATGTCTTGCTTACGCGGCTAATAAAGAGCGCACTATTAAAGTAGCATGA
- the pnp gene encoding polyribonucleotide nucleotidyltransferase codes for MSLNVIKKVIDLGDGRTIEIETGKLAKQAHGSVVVKMGDTMLLATVVSSFEAKEGVDFLPLSVDYQEKYAATGRIPGGFLRREARLSDYEVLISRLVDRALRPLFPEDYHADTQVMISLISADKNIMPDCLAGLAASAALAVSDIPFNGPISEVRVAKIDGQLVINPTLSDLERATLEFIVAGSEFDINMVEGECKEIQEEEMLEAIKFAHTAIKHHCLIQRELTEAVGKTEKRTYSHENHNEDLKKAIYAATYDQVYAIASSASGKDERSAKFKEVRDNYIATLGEIDDVTKFLAKKYYHDVEYDAIRNLVLDEGKRLDGRKTTEIRPIWSEVGYLPAAHGSAVFTRGETQSLTTVTLGAKDDEQMIDGAFINGYQKFLLHYNFPGFSTGEVRPNRGAGRREIGHGNLAMRSLKQVLPADDENPYTIRIVSDILESNGSSSMATVCAGTLALMDAGIKIKEPVSGIAMGLITNEMGTKYAILSDILGDEDHLGDMDFKVTGTKNGIVACQMDLKINGLSYEVLGKALDQAKAGRLHILGEMAKTIEAPREDYKPHAPRIVTIRIDKEYIGAVIGPGGKIIQEMQRETGATISIEEVGNQGVVQIFADDKAAIDAAVGRIKAIAMKPEVGETYEGKVRSIMPFGAFIEIMPGKDGLLHISEIDHKRIETMDGVFEIGEIVKVKLLEVDKQGKLKLSRKALLPKPERPASAN; via the coding sequence ATGAGTTTAAATGTAATTAAAAAGGTTATTGATTTAGGTGACGGCCGCACCATTGAGATCGAAACCGGTAAGCTGGCCAAACAAGCGCATGGAAGCGTGGTAGTAAAAATGGGTGACACCATGTTGCTGGCTACCGTAGTTTCATCGTTTGAAGCTAAAGAAGGGGTTGATTTTTTACCACTTTCTGTTGACTACCAGGAGAAATACGCCGCAACAGGTCGTATCCCGGGTGGTTTTTTACGCCGCGAGGCACGTCTGTCAGACTATGAAGTATTAATTTCACGTTTGGTTGACCGCGCGCTGCGCCCATTATTCCCTGAAGATTATCATGCTGATACCCAGGTAATGATCTCGTTAATATCAGCCGACAAAAACATTATGCCTGATTGCCTTGCCGGTTTGGCAGCGTCAGCAGCACTGGCTGTTTCTGATATACCTTTTAATGGCCCAATCTCTGAAGTCCGTGTAGCTAAAATTGACGGGCAGCTGGTGATTAACCCAACCTTAAGCGACCTTGAGCGCGCGACGTTAGAATTTATCGTAGCCGGTTCTGAGTTCGATATCAACATGGTTGAAGGCGAATGCAAAGAGATACAAGAAGAAGAAATGCTGGAGGCAATTAAATTTGCCCATACCGCCATTAAACACCACTGTTTAATCCAGCGTGAACTAACTGAAGCTGTTGGTAAAACTGAAAAACGTACCTACAGCCACGAAAACCATAATGAAGACCTGAAGAAAGCAATTTATGCTGCTACTTATGATCAGGTTTACGCTATCGCATCTTCAGCCTCTGGTAAAGACGAGCGCAGTGCTAAATTTAAAGAAGTGCGCGACAATTATATCGCTACTTTAGGCGAGATTGACGACGTTACCAAATTCCTGGCTAAGAAATACTATCACGACGTTGAATACGACGCTATCCGTAATCTGGTACTTGATGAAGGCAAACGTTTAGATGGCCGTAAAACTACCGAGATACGCCCTATCTGGAGCGAAGTAGGTTACTTACCTGCAGCGCACGGTTCGGCGGTATTTACCCGTGGCGAAACCCAATCGTTAACCACCGTTACCTTAGGGGCTAAGGATGACGAGCAAATGATTGACGGCGCGTTTATTAACGGTTACCAAAAATTTCTGCTGCACTATAATTTCCCTGGTTTCTCAACAGGCGAGGTGCGCCCTAACAGGGGAGCAGGCCGCCGCGAGATCGGTCATGGTAACTTGGCAATGCGTTCATTAAAACAAGTATTACCAGCTGACGATGAGAACCCTTACACTATCCGTATCGTTTCTGATATCCTGGAATCAAACGGTTCGTCATCAATGGCCACCGTTTGTGCGGGCACATTAGCGCTGATGGATGCAGGGATTAAGATCAAGGAGCCTGTATCAGGTATTGCCATGGGCTTAATTACTAACGAAATGGGTACCAAATATGCTATCCTTTCAGATATCCTTGGCGACGAAGACCACTTAGGTGATATGGACTTTAAAGTAACCGGTACTAAAAATGGTATTGTTGCTTGCCAAATGGACTTGAAGATCAACGGTCTGTCATACGAAGTTTTAGGGAAAGCATTAGATCAGGCAAAAGCTGGCCGTTTGCATATTTTAGGTGAAATGGCTAAAACAATTGAAGCTCCTCGCGAAGATTACAAGCCACACGCGCCACGTATTGTTACCATCCGTATAGATAAAGAATATATTGGTGCCGTAATTGGCCCGGGTGGTAAAATTATCCAGGAAATGCAACGCGAAACCGGTGCCACTATTTCTATTGAAGAAGTTGGCAATCAGGGCGTAGTACAAATATTTGCTGATGACAAAGCTGCTATTGATGCTGCCGTTGGCCGTATTAAAGCTATTGCCATGAAACCAGAAGTTGGCGAAACTTATGAAGGTAAAGTACGCTCGATTATGCCTTTCGGTGCATTTATTGAAATTATGCCTGGTAAAGATGGTTTGCTGCACATTTCAGAGATCGATCACAAACGCATTGAAACAATGGACGGTGTGTTTGAGATTGGTGAAATAGTAAAAGTTAAATTATTGGAAGTTGATAAACAGGGTAAGCTGAAACTATCGCGCAAGGCTTTATTGCCAAAGCCGGAAAGACCAGCCTCTGCTAATTAA
- the rpsO gene encoding 30S ribosomal protein S15 produces MYLSKEAKAEIFAKHGGVATNTGSTEAQVALFTTRIAHLTGHLKKNRKDFSTQLSLQKLVGKRRGLLAYLYKKDIERYRAIIKALELRDIIK; encoded by the coding sequence ATGTATCTAAGTAAAGAAGCAAAGGCAGAGATCTTTGCAAAACACGGTGGCGTTGCTACCAACACTGGTTCAACTGAAGCACAGGTTGCTTTATTCACCACCCGCATAGCGCATTTAACTGGTCACCTGAAAAAAAACCGCAAGGATTTTTCAACCCAGTTGTCGCTGCAAAAATTAGTAGGTAAACGCCGCGGATTGCTGGCATACCTGTACAAAAAAGACATTGAAAGATATCGTGCTATTATCAAAGCTTTAGAGCTTAGGGATATCATTAAATAA
- a CDS encoding acyl-CoA thioesterase, which produces MSEKQYATFETEFRVRPDDIDMFQHVHNSKYFDYVLAARYDQMERCYGMAMEKFMERGFGWVVRTAHVEYKRALTMGEYFIVKTGIDTINDKGCRVVFTITNKDTTKVCCDGWFDYVMIDMATGRGAKVPDDVIEHYSK; this is translated from the coding sequence ATGAGTGAAAAACAATACGCCACTTTTGAAACCGAATTCCGTGTGCGCCCGGATGATATAGATATGTTTCAGCATGTGCACAACAGCAAATACTTTGATTATGTGCTGGCCGCCCGGTACGACCAGATGGAACGCTGCTACGGTATGGCCATGGAGAAATTTATGGAACGTGGTTTTGGCTGGGTTGTACGTACCGCCCATGTAGAGTATAAACGCGCCCTAACCATGGGCGAATACTTTATTGTTAAAACAGGTATTGATACCATTAACGATAAAGGCTGCCGTGTAGTTTTTACTATCACCAATAAAGACACAACTAAAGTTTGTTGCGACGGCTGGTTTGATTACGTAATGATCGACATGGCAACCGGCCGTGGCGCTAAAGTGCCTGATGATGTGATTGAACACTATTCAAAATAA
- a CDS encoding ABC transporter ATP-binding protein, producing the protein MLHFQKFEKRYGSFPALKIDELTIEPGIYWIRGVNGSGKSTLLKSIAGILSFKGDILLNNSISITKQPVAYRKLVNFAEAEPLFPEFLTGREMISLFADAKGAPAGQEQQLIESMYMTSYIDGPVGSYSSGMMKKLSLLLAFLGKPDIILLDEPLITIDTASLKILYGWMAEQHAQQGTSFLLTSHQPLDPEELPNAKELLVENQTLNLQENE; encoded by the coding sequence ATGCTTCACTTTCAAAAATTCGAAAAACGTTACGGCAGTTTCCCTGCGCTAAAAATAGATGAACTGACTATTGAGCCCGGTATTTATTGGATAAGGGGCGTAAATGGATCAGGGAAAAGTACGCTGCTGAAATCAATTGCTGGCATACTTTCTTTTAAGGGTGACATATTGCTGAACAACAGTATCAGCATTACTAAACAACCCGTAGCTTATCGCAAGTTGGTTAACTTTGCCGAGGCTGAGCCGTTATTCCCTGAATTTTTGACCGGCAGGGAAATGATCAGCCTGTTTGCTGATGCTAAAGGCGCGCCGGCAGGGCAGGAGCAGCAACTAATAGAGAGCATGTACATGACCAGCTATATTGACGGCCCGGTTGGTTCATATTCCAGCGGAATGATGAAAAAGTTGTCGTTATTGCTGGCATTTTTAGGTAAGCCCGATATTATACTTTTGGATGAACCGCTGATCACTATCGATACTGCATCATTAAAAATATTATATGGCTGGATGGCCGAACAGCATGCTCAGCAAGGCACCAGTTTCCTCCTCACATCACATCAGCCGCTTGACCCGGAAGAGTTGCCAAATGCAAAAGAATTACTGGTAGAGAACCAAACTCTAAATCTTCAAGAAAACGAATAA